The sequence GCGATCGAAGAGGCGCCCGCCCGGCTGATCACCAATTGCGCCTCGCTCATCCGGCGCGGCACATCGCGGAAGAAGGGCTCCACCTCGGCGTCGATCCCGGCCTCGGCATAGAATTGCGCCACGCGCTGCCCGTCCTCGTCGCGCGCCTGGTGCGCCACGCGGACATTGCGCCGCAAACCCTCGGGCAACGCCGCAATCGCCGCCGGGATCATATCCGACAGGATGCGCGCCCCCTGGCTGCCGCCGATCACCAGAACCGACATCGGGTAATCGCCGGGCGGAATATATCCTGCCCCTGCCCGCTCCAGAACACTGGCGCGGACCGGGTTGCCTACATGTACCCCCGCGACACCCTCGGGCAAATCCGTCGGCCATGTGCCACAGGCCACACGATCAACCCGCTTGGCGAATATCTTGTTGACCCGGCCCAGAATCCCGTTCTGCTCATGGATCATCCGCGGCCTGCGTAACAACCACGCCGCGCCAAGCGCCGGGATCGTCGGATAGCCCCCAAAGCCCACCACCACGTCGGGGATGTCGCGCATCATGCCGAAGGCCGCCCCGATGACACCGCCCAGAATGCGGAACGGCACCAAGGCCTTGGCCAAAAGCCCCCCCCGGGCAAACGTCGCGCTCGACACCTGACTGATTTCGACGGAATGCGGGAAGCCCCCGGTATAACGCGTCCCGCGCGTATCGGTGGACAGCTTCACACGCCAGCCCCGGCGTAACATCACCTCGGCCAGCGACTGCGCCGGAAACATATGCCCGCCGGTGCCCCCGGCGGCGATCACAAGTAATGGCTGTCTTTCGCTCACAGCATCACCTCATTGCCTGAATTGCGCCCTCATGGCGCAAGAGGCCGGAATTGACCAGTCACCTGAACCGTCCACGCAGAATATCGCCGATCTCGCCCTGCGGCCGGGATCGCGTGAAGGCAAAAAGCATTCCCATGGCCAGTCCCCCCGCAATCAGGGACGAGCCGCCATAACTCACGAAAGGCAATGTCATGCCCTTCGCGGGCAACAGGCGCACGGCCACGCCCATGTTGATCATCGCCTGCACACCGAACATGGCCACAAGACCCGCGCCGGCCAAGCGAATGAACGGGTCCCGCTCACGCATCAAGCGCGCCAGGGACCGGACCAGCACCGTAGTATAAAGAGCGATAATACACAGCACGAGGATCAGCCCGTATTCCTCGGCCGCCACGGCAATGATGAAATCGGTATGCGCATCGGGCAGGCTCCATTTCACCTCGCCCTCGCCTACACCGACACCGAAAAATCCGCCCTCGCGAATGGCATTGGTGGCAAAGCCCAACTGCGTGTTGGGGTCCACGTCGGGGCTCAGGAACCCGTCGATCCGGCGCGCGAAGTGCTCGGAATTGGAATAGGCCACGCTCCCCGCCACGATGACACACAGCGCCATGCCCAGCAAAAGCACGATCGGCGCACCGGCCACGAAATACATCACGCCCCAGCCGAACAGCACAAGGCAGGCCTGCCCGAAATCCGGCTGCATGGCCAGAAAGGCGACGATCACGATTGCCAGAACGAAGGACCAGCTCAGCCCCGGAGGCCCGTTGATATCCTGGCTGGCCGCCATCATCCATGCCGCGACCACCACGAATCCGGGCTTGAGAAATTCCGACGGCTGCACCGAGGCGAAGCCAAGGCTGTACCACCGCACGGCCCCCTTGCCGAAATCGGTGCCGAAAACGGGCAAAAGGATCAAGGCGGCAAAGGCCGCCAGAAAGCCGATCACGGCAAGACGCCGCACGAGGGCGGGGCTCATCATCGACGTCAAAAGCATGGAGCCAAGGGCCAGGCAGCCGAAAAAGGCCTGCCGCTGGACATAGTGA comes from Roseovarius bejariae and encodes:
- a CDS encoding UDP-N-acetylglucosamine--N-acetylmuramyl-(pentapeptide) pyrophosphoryl-undecaprenol N-acetylglucosamine transferase yields the protein MSERQPLLVIAAGGTGGHMFPAQSLAEVMLRRGWRVKLSTDTRGTRYTGGFPHSVEISQVSSATFARGGLLAKALVPFRILGGVIGAAFGMMRDIPDVVVGFGGYPTIPALGAAWLLRRPRMIHEQNGILGRVNKIFAKRVDRVACGTWPTDLPEGVAGVHVGNPVRASVLERAGAGYIPPGDYPMSVLVIGGSQGARILSDMIPAAIAALPEGLRRNVRVAHQARDEDGQRVAQFYAEAGIDAEVEPFFRDVPRRMSEAQLVISRAGASSIADISVIGRPSILIPYAAAAGDHQAANAKGLTKAGGAIVIPERKLAVEVVSEQIASVLTNPQGAAQMAQAALGQGLPDAPVHLADMVEDLAGGRET
- the ftsW gene encoding putative lipid II flippase FtsW, translated to MTEMVYGAVPVRDAEPVLPKWWRTIDKWSISCVLILFGIGILLGLAASPPLAEKNGFAPFHYVQRQAFFGCLALGSMLLTSMMSPALVRRLAVIGFLAAFAALILLPVFGTDFGKGAVRWYSLGFASVQPSEFLKPGFVVVAAWMMAASQDINGPPGLSWSFVLAIVIVAFLAMQPDFGQACLVLFGWGVMYFVAGAPIVLLLGMALCVIVAGSVAYSNSEHFARRIDGFLSPDVDPNTQLGFATNAIREGGFFGVGVGEGEVKWSLPDAHTDFIIAVAAEEYGLILVLCIIALYTTVLVRSLARLMRERDPFIRLAGAGLVAMFGVQAMINMGVAVRLLPAKGMTLPFVSYGGSSLIAGGLAMGMLFAFTRSRPQGEIGDILRGRFR